A stretch of Rhododendron vialii isolate Sample 1 chromosome 4a, ASM3025357v1 DNA encodes these proteins:
- the LOC131322052 gene encoding L-type lectin-domain containing receptor kinase IV.1-like: protein MFLTSLFSLSPLLLLLALLPSTPAQDHPSFSFNNFKAPSPNLTLDGIAEFTPSGLLALTNGTRQRTGHAFYPTPFLFKPSPNSTASSFSTSFIFSIIPEYPTLSGHGIAFVVAPAPHLPGALPSQWLGLFNGTNNGNSTNHVVAVELDTITSSEFQDINDNHVGIDINGLKSDVPHPAGYYSSNGRFQNLSLISGKAMQVWVEYDGGKKEMNVTMARVRSPKPSTPLLTLSKDLSPFLNQNMYVGFSSSTGSVTTSHYILAWSFKMNNGLADGFDFSQLPKLPRIGPKKVSRFLTIGLPLICLVLVSGVVSGVVYYVGRKRKFAEVLEDWELDYGPHRFKYKDLYIATKGFREKGLLGSGGFGRVYRGILPTSKIEVAVKRVSHESRQGMKEFVAEIVSIGRMRHRNLVQLLGYCRRKGELLLVYDYMPSGSLDKLLYDQPSCTLNWQQRFRVIRGVAAGLFYLHEGWEQIVIHRDVKASNVLLDGELNGRLGDFGLARLYDHGTDPQTTHVVGTLGYLAPEHTRTGKATTSTDVYAFGAFLLEVVCGRRPIEPRAAAEDLVLVDWVFSFWSRGEVLRTVDPKLGSEYVVEEVELVLKLGLLCSHSEPVARPNMRQVVEYLEGDIPLPELKLMGISAAGLMFAHREGFDDFALSYPSSMDKAFTHSYSVAESQLSGGR from the coding sequence ATGTTTCTcacttctcttttctctctctctcctctcctcctcctcctcgctctTCTCCCCTCCACACCCGCCCAAGACCACCCCAGCTTCTCCTTCAATAACTTCAAAGCCCCCTCACCAAACCTCACCCTCGACGGCATAGCCGAGTTCACACCCTCGGGGCTCTTAGCCTTAACCAACGGCACCCGCCAACGAACGGGCCACGCCTTCTACCCAACCCCATTCCTCTTCAAACCCTCCCCGAACTCCACCGCCTCATCCTTCTCCACctccttcatcttctccataATCCCCGAGTACCCCACCCTCTCCGGCCACGGCATCGCCTTCGTCGTGGCCCCCGCCCCGCACCTCCCCGGTGCTCTACCCAGCCAGTGGTTGGGCCTCTTCAATGGAACCAATAACGGGAACTCAACCAACCACGTGGTTGCGGTAGAGCTTGATACAATAACCAGTAGCGAGTTTCAAGATATAAATGATAACCATGTTGGCATTGATATTAATGGGCTGAAATCTGATGTGCCTCACCCAGCTGGGTACTATTCTTCAAATGGGaggtttcaaaatttgagtcTGATCAGCGGTAAGGCGATGCAAGTTTGGGTTGAATACGATGGGGGAAAGAAGGAAATGAATGTTACTATGGCTCGGGTTCGTTCGCCCAAGCCGAGCACGCCGCTATTGACTCTTTCTAAGGATCTTTCCCCGTTCTTGAACCAAAATATGTACGTTGGGTTCTCTTCCTCTACTGGATCAGTCACAACTTCCCATTATATCTTGGCTTGGAGCTTTAAGATGAATAATGGATTGGCTGATGGGTTTGATTTCTCTCAACTCCCTAAGCTTCCTCGCATCGGACCCAAGAAAGTTTCTAGGTTTCTGACAATTGGGTTGCCTTTGATTTGTTTAGTTTTGGTGTCTGGAGTGGTTTCAGGGGTAGTTTATTATGTTGGAAGGAAGAGGAAGTTTGCTGAAGTGCTTGAAGATTGGGAACTTGACTATGGTCCTCATAGGTTCAAGTACAAGGACTTGTATATTGCCACCAAAGGGTTTAGGGAAAAGGGGCTATTGGGTAGTGGGGGATTTGGTAGGGTTTATAGAGGAATACTGCCCACGTCAAAAATTGAGGTCGCAGTGAAGAGGGTATCACATGAATCTAGGCAAGGAATGAAGGAATTCGTGGCGGAAATCGTTAGTATTGGACGTATGCGCCACCGAAATTTAGTTCAACTCTTGGGTTATTGTCGCCGAAAAGGTGAGCTCCTTTTAGTCTATGACTACATGCCTAGTGGAAGTCTAGATAAATTGCTTTATGACCAGCCGAGTTGTACCCTCAATTGGCAGCAAAGATTTCGAGTCATCAGGGGTGTGGCGGCGGGCCTTTTCTATTTACACGAAGGGTGGGAGCAAATTGTTATTCATAGAGATGTCAAGGCGAGTAATGTGTTGTTAGATGGCGAATTAAATGGGAGATTGGGCGATTTTGGGCTAGCTAGATTGTATGATCACGGAACCGATCCACAAACCACTCATGTGGTTGGAACACTTGGGTATCTTGCACCGGAGCACACTAGAACCGGGAAGGCCACAACGAGCACCGATGTCTATGCTTTTGGTGCCTTTTTGCTCGAGGTGGTATGTGGGAGGAGGCCCATTGAGCCACGAGCAGCAGCAGAGGACTTAGTTTTGGTGGATTGGGTGTTTTCCTTTTGGAGCAGAGGGGAAGTTTTGCGAACCGTTGATCCTAAATTGGGAAGTGAGTATGTGGtggaggaagtggagttggttTTGAAGCTGGGATTGTTGTGTTCCCACTCTGAGCCGGTCGCAAGGCCGAATATGAGGCAAGTTGTGGAGTATTTGGAGGGAGATATTCCTCTACCAGAGTTGAAACTAATGGGCATTTCTGCCGCGGGTCTAATGTTTGCTCACCGCGAAGGGTTTGATGATTTTGCACTGTCGTATCCGTCTTCTATGGATAAGGCGTTTACGCACTCTTATTCTGTTGCAGAGTCCCAACTCTCTGGAGGCAGATGA